A genome region from Anaerotignum faecicola includes the following:
- a CDS encoding xanthine phosphoribosyltransferase (Catalyzes the transfer of the phosphoribosyl moiety from 5-phospho--D-ribosyl-1-pyrophosphate (PRib-PP) to the 6-oxo-guanine and -xanthine) gives GKALEGLAAVVKDSGAELIGAGIVIEKGFQPGGDRLRADGIRVESLAIVESMDEKTGSIRFRGDE, from the coding sequence GGCAAGGCTTTAGAGGGCCTGGCAGCCGTGGTGAAGGATTCGGGAGCAGAATTGATCGGTGCCGGGATTGTGATCGAGAAAGGGTTTCAGCCTGGAGGAGACCGTCTGCGCGCAGATGGAATCCGTGTCGAATCCCTTGCAATCGTAGAAAGCATGGATGAAAAAACGGGCAGTATCCGT